From Burkholderia sp. WP9, a single genomic window includes:
- a CDS encoding phosphorylase, translating into MPLSTNRSADGRRSPLPVIVVTGMAFEARIARGEGVEVVYAARADLLERALSAAVARGCSGIVSFGTAGGLAPDLEPGALIVADAVEGPFGRLQTDRPWADRLAAALAAGPRSARVRRGLMAAVTAPLVSAGDKDVLHRSNGALAVDMESHIAGAKAAACGVPFAVCRAVVDPAWRTLPSAATAGLRDDGSTALAPILRELLRQPSQLGALIQVAIDARAARISLVEARRAMSEAGALRMAIA; encoded by the coding sequence ATGCCGCTTTCGACCAATCGGTCAGCGGACGGCCGCCGCAGCCCCTTGCCGGTGATCGTGGTGACGGGCATGGCGTTCGAGGCGCGAATTGCTCGCGGCGAAGGCGTTGAAGTCGTCTACGCGGCGCGCGCCGATCTGCTGGAGCGCGCGTTGAGTGCGGCGGTCGCGCGCGGCTGTTCGGGCATTGTGAGTTTCGGTACGGCGGGCGGTTTGGCGCCGGATCTGGAGCCGGGCGCACTGATCGTCGCGGATGCCGTCGAGGGGCCGTTTGGGCGGCTCCAGACCGATCGTCCATGGGCGGACAGGCTCGCGGCCGCGCTAGCGGCGGGGCCGCGCTCGGCGCGTGTACGCCGCGGCCTCATGGCGGCCGTTACCGCGCCTTTGGTGAGCGCGGGCGACAAGGACGTGCTGCATCGCTCGAACGGCGCGCTGGCGGTGGATATGGAGTCGCATATTGCCGGCGCGAAAGCTGCCGCGTGTGGCGTGCCGTTCGCCGTTTGCCGGGCGGTTGTCGATCCGGCGTGGCGCACGCTGCCATCCGCGGCCACTGCTGGCCTGCGCGATGACGGCAGCACGGCGCTCGCGCCGATTCTGCGGGAGTTGCTGCGACAGCCGTCGCAGCTCGGCGCACTGATCCAGGTTGCCATCGACGCCCGGGCGGCGCGCATCTCCCTGGTCGAGGCGCGGCGCGCGATGAGCGAGGCCGGGGCGCTGCGGATGGCGATCGCCTGA
- a CDS encoding VacJ family lipoprotein: protein MKLRNAALALVATGLISGCATGPDRKPGDPFEPVNRAVFSFNDGLDRYVAVPVAKGYQKVTPQPLRTAVSNFFSNLGDLTNAANALLQLKITDATEDIVRFAFNSTFGLGGLLDWATPAGLPKHHQDFGLTLGHWGIPSGPYLVLPLFGPSSVRDSMGLIVDVKFNPLNYMEPAVRNPLYLLQFVSVRSDLLGASDLLQQAALDKYSFVRDAYTQQRRSRLRGTSDNGAPLPNYDDQGDSGASSVPAAGAPAAGALPNYADPGDAAEAPNAASGAATGAPAGVPNYSDPGDTPASGAAGSTPSAPSAAPTGASDTAAPTLPAAPPAGNTQPASAPVTQ from the coding sequence ATGAAGCTGCGTAACGCCGCGCTGGCACTCGTCGCCACCGGTTTGATTTCAGGCTGCGCCACCGGCCCCGACCGCAAACCCGGCGACCCGTTCGAACCGGTGAACCGCGCGGTATTCAGTTTCAACGATGGCCTGGACCGCTACGTCGCCGTTCCGGTGGCGAAGGGGTATCAGAAGGTGACGCCGCAGCCGTTGCGCACGGCGGTGAGCAACTTCTTCTCGAATCTGGGCGATCTGACCAACGCGGCTAACGCGCTGCTGCAATTGAAGATCACCGACGCGACCGAGGACATCGTCCGTTTCGCGTTCAACTCGACCTTCGGTCTGGGTGGCCTGCTCGATTGGGCGACGCCTGCCGGCCTGCCCAAGCACCATCAGGATTTCGGGCTGACGCTCGGTCACTGGGGTATTCCGTCGGGCCCATATCTGGTCCTGCCGCTGTTCGGCCCGAGCTCGGTGCGTGACAGCATGGGGCTGATCGTCGACGTGAAGTTCAACCCGCTGAACTACATGGAGCCGGCGGTGCGCAATCCGCTGTACTTGCTGCAGTTCGTGAGCGTGCGTTCCGACCTGCTGGGCGCGTCGGACCTGCTGCAACAGGCCGCGCTGGACAAGTACTCGTTCGTGCGCGACGCCTATACGCAGCAACGCCGTTCGCGTCTGCGCGGCACGAGCGACAACGGCGCGCCGCTGCCGAACTATGACGATCAGGGGGATTCCGGCGCTTCGTCGGTGCCCGCAGCCGGCGCGCCGGCGGCAGGTGCCCTGCCGAATTACGCCGATCCGGGCGACGCGGCGGAAGCGCCGAACGCAGCCTCAGGCGCCGCTACCGGCGCCCCGGCGGGCGTGCCCAACTACTCCGATCCGGGCGACACGCCTGCGAGCGGCGCAGCAGGCTCCACGCCGAGCGCACCTTCCGCCGCACCCACCGGCGCTTCAGACACGGCCGCGCCGACGCTGCCCGCCGCGCCGCCGGCCGGCAACACGCAGCCGGCGTCGGCACCAGTGACGCAATAG